Genomic window (Streptomyces yatensis):
CGGCCACTACCCGAACCGGGGCCAGGGCAGACCAACGCCCAAACCAGGATCAGCCCAGGTCAGCCGATGTCCAAGGGATCCACCCGCACCGCGGGATCCTTCTCCCCCCTCGCCAAACGGCCCGCCTTCGCCTCCTTGAGGGCCGCCGCCAGAGCGCTGCCCTGGCCGGGGCGTACCCGCAACAGCGCGCGCTCCCAGACCTCGCCCGGCGGCGGGTCTCCGGGGCGGCGCGGGCGTCCGGGAGGCGCCGGGGGCAGCGGGACCGGGCCCAGGGTCTCGGCCCCCTCGGGCAGCCCGGCCGAGGCGATCAGCTCGGCCACCGCCTCCGCGGGGCCGGTCACCGCCGCCATCCGGGAGATCGGCGGAAAGCCCAGCTGGGACCGTTCGGCCAGCTCACGCGCCGCATAACCGGCCGGGTCCCAGCGCACCAGCGCCTGGACGGGCCGCTGCGTCGGCTCGGCCATGATCACCACGGTGCCGCCCCGGCCGTCGCCCCCCTCGCCCCCGCCCCCGTCACCGTGGCCGCGGACCAGCGAGGCCGCCTCCAGCCAGTGGCGCAGCGCGTCCTCACCGGCGCGCAGATCGGGGCGGCCGAGCAGGGCCCAGCCGTCGAGCAGCAGCGCCGCGGCGTAACCGCCCTCGGCGACCGGCTCGGCGCCCGGAGTGCTCACGACGAGCGCCGGACGGTCGGGGACGGAGGTCAGCACATGGTCGCGGCCGGAGGTGCGCACGGGCACGTCCGGAAAGGCGCGGCCCAGCTCCTCGGCGGTGCGCCGGGCGCCGACTACGGACGCCCGCAGCCGGACGCCCCCGCACTCACGGCAGTGCCAGGCGGGTTCGTCCCGCCCGCACCATCCGCACACCAGGTGCTCCGCGTCCCGCGCCTCCAGCGGGCCCGAACAGTGCGCACAGCGCGCGGGCTCCCGGCAGCGCTCGCAGGCCAGCTTCGGCACATAGCCCCGGCGCGGCACCTGCACCAGCACCGGGCCCCGGGTCAGCGCCTCCCGTACGGTCTGCCAGGCGAGTGTGGGCAACCGGGCGGCACGGGCCTCCGCGTCCCGGGCCACCTCGCCCTCGTCGACGGTACGGATCAGCGGGGCGGCCGCGCGGACCTGTTCGCGGTCGGCTTCGAGCGGCCGGGCCCAGCCGTTCTCCACCAGCTGGGCGGCCTCGACGGTGCGGCCGAGGTCACCCAGCAGAAAGCCCGTCTTCTCATGGACGGCGCGGAGCAGCAGCACATCGCGGGCGTGCGGCTGCGGCAGCCGGTCGTCGCTGTGGCTGCGGTCCCCGTCGTCCCAGATCCCCACCAGGCCGAGGTCCCGGACCGGTGCGAACATCGCCGCCCGGGTGCCCACCACGGCCCGGACCGAGCCCCGGCTGACCGCCAGCCAGCGGCGGTAGCGCTCCTCGGGCCCGAGGTCGGCCGTGAGCAGCACATGCCGCCCCGGGCCGCCGAGCACCTCCGTGAGCGCCGCGTCCACCCGCTCGGCGGTCCGCCCGTCGGGGACGACGACGAGCGCCCCGCGCCCGGACGCGAGCGTGGCGGCCACGGCGGTGGCCCACTCGCGGGGCCAGTGCGGCCCGGGCAGCGCGGTCCATATGGCCCGCGGCCGGTCACCGCGGGCAAGCGCCTCCAGGAACCCGGGCCCGGCCGGATAGCGCGCCCAGCTCCCGGGCGCGGGCGGCTCGGGCGGCGGCAGCGGCGGCGGTGACGGCTCGCCCTCGGCGCGGGCGTTGCGCTTGGGCATGGCCAGTTGCAGCACGTCGGCGAGCGATCCGGCGTACCGGTCGGCGACCGCCCGGCACAGCGCCAGCAGCCCGGGCCCCAGCACCGGCTCCGGCGAGACCACCTGCGCGAGCGCGGCCAGCGGGCCCCGGTAGTCGGACTCGGCGACGCGCTCGATGATGTACCCGTCGAGCAGCCCGCCGCCCTCGCGCCGCCCCTCGCGCACCTTCCCCGTCCCGGCCCCGAACCGCACCCGCACCCGCACCCCGGGCCGGGCCTCGGCGTCCATCTCGGCCGGCACCGCGTAATCCCACAGCTTGTCGAGGTGGACCGGCCCCTTGTCCACCAGCACCCGCGCCACGGGCAGCTCCCCGGCCAGCTTGGCCCCCCGCCAGGTCCGCGGCCTGGCCCGCTCCCCCTTGGCCTTGCGCACGGTCTCCCGAATGAGCGCGAGCTGCTCCCCCTCCGACGCCTCCGCCGGATCCTTCGGCCGCTCGTTGTCCCTGCTCACAGATCAAGTCTTAGCAGACCGCACGGACAGCGACGGACGCGAAGGCCCGGACGCCGAGGGGCGTCCGGGCCTTCGCGGAAACCGTGACCGAAGCGGGGGTCCTACAGGCCCGCCGCCGCGCGGAGGGCGTCGACGCGGTCGGTGCGCTCCCAGGTGAAGTCGGGGATCTCGCGGCCGAAGTGGCCGTACGCCGCGGTCTGGGCGTAGATCGGGCGCAGCAGGTCGAGGTCGCGGATGATCGCGGCCGGGCGGAGGTCGAAGACCTCGGAGATGGCCTTCTCGATCTTCTCGGCGTCGACCGCGGCGGTGCCGAAGGTCTCGACGAAGAGGCCGACCGGCTCGGCCTTGCCGATGGCGTACGCGACCTGCACCTCGCACCGCTGGGCGAGGCCGGCGGCCACCACGTTCTTGGCGACCCAGCGCATGGCGTAGGCGGCGGAGCGGTCGACCT
Coding sequences:
- a CDS encoding primosomal protein N', translating into MSRDNERPKDPAEASEGEQLALIRETVRKAKGERARPRTWRGAKLAGELPVARVLVDKGPVHLDKLWDYAVPAEMDAEARPGVRVRVRFGAGTGKVREGRREGGGLLDGYIIERVAESDYRGPLAALAQVVSPEPVLGPGLLALCRAVADRYAGSLADVLQLAMPKRNARAEGEPSPPPLPPPEPPAPGSWARYPAGPGFLEALARGDRPRAIWTALPGPHWPREWATAVAATLASGRGALVVVPDGRTAERVDAALTEVLGGPGRHVLLTADLGPEERYRRWLAVSRGSVRAVVGTRAAMFAPVRDLGLVGIWDDGDRSHSDDRLPQPHARDVLLLRAVHEKTGFLLGDLGRTVEAAQLVENGWARPLEADREQVRAAAPLIRTVDEGEVARDAEARAARLPTLAWQTVREALTRGPVLVQVPRRGYVPKLACERCREPARCAHCSGPLEARDAEHLVCGWCGRDEPAWHCRECGGVRLRASVVGARRTAEELGRAFPDVPVRTSGRDHVLTSVPDRPALVVSTPGAEPVAEGGYAAALLLDGWALLGRPDLRAGEDALRHWLEAASLVRGHGDGGGGEGGDGRGGTVVIMAEPTQRPVQALVRWDPAGYAARELAERSQLGFPPISRMAAVTGPAEAVAELIASAGLPEGAETLGPVPLPPAPPGRPRRPGDPPPGEVWERALLRVRPGQGSALAAALKEAKAGRLARGEKDPAVRVDPLDIG